In the Rubrivivax gelatinosus IL144 genome, GCGCAGTTCGGCGCGCTCGTCAGCTTCGCCTTCAACCTCGGTGCCGGCAGCCTGATGAAGTCCACGCTGCTCAAGCAGCTCAACGCCGGCGACGCCGCCGGCGCGGCCGAGCAGTTCCTGGTCTGGGACAAGGGCCGCGTCGACGGCGTGCTCAAGCCGCTGCCGGGGCTGACGCGCCGCCGTCGCGCCGAGCGTGCGCTGTTCCTCGGCGAGGACTGGCGCGCGGCCGGTGGCGTGCGCACCGTGCGCGGCGCGGTCGTGCTGCCGCTGGCCTCGCGTTCGATCGCGCGCCGTGCCGAAGCCGAGGAGCAAGCCCCGCCGGCGCGCAAACGCCCCGCGCGCGGCGCCGTGCTGGCGACGCAGGACCCGCTGCAGCTGCGCCTGCCGGCCGGCAAACCGCGGCGTGCCGCGGCCAAGCGGGCGAAGAAACGTTCGGAGCCGGCGCCGGCCTGAAGTCGCGGGGCGCGTCAGGCGACGCGCCCGAACCACCACAGCGACAGCCCCGAGGCCAGCAGCGCCAGCAGCGCGCCGACGCCGGCGAACAGCGCCGTGATCTCGGTCTCCTTGCGCTCGACGACCATGCGCGAGCCCAGGCTCTGGTAGACCTTCTTCAGGTCCTCGGCGGTGCCGGCGTAGAAGTACTCGCCCATCGTCATCTGGGCGATCTGCTTGAGCGTGTCCTCGTCCAGGCGCACGCGCATCGACCAGCCCTCGAAGCCGATGATCTCGCCCTTGGTCGTGCCGATGCCCACCGTGTAGACGCGGATGCCGCGGTCGGCGGCCATCTTCGCGGCGTCGATCGGGTCGGGGCCGGTGGTGCGCTGGCCGTCGGTCAGCAGGATCATCGCCGCCGAGCCGTAGGAGCCCACAGGCACCGGCGTGAAGTCGGTCTTCTTTTCCGGGTCGCCCAGCATGCGCGGCATCGCACGCTGGCCGGTCACCTGCTGGATGTCGATGCCGGCATTGGGGAAGATCGTCGCCAGCGACAGCACGATGCCGCTGCCGATCGCCGTGCCGCGCTGCAGCTGGAAGCGCTCGATGGCGGCCAGCACGTCGTCGCGGCTGGTCGTCGGCGCCTGCACGACGGCGGCGGTGCCGGCAAAGGACACGACGCCGACGCGCACCTCGCGCGGCAGCGACTCGACGAAGGCGCGCGCCGCCTCCTGCGCCGCGACCAGCCGGTTGGGCTTGACGTCCTCGGCGCGCATGCTGCCCGAGACGTCCATCGCCAGGATGATCGTGCGCTCGGCCATCGGCAGCGTCAGCGTCGCCGTCGGCCGCGCCAGCGCGAGCAGCAGCGCGGCCAGCGCCAGCGCCATCAGCGCCGGCGGCACATGGCGGCGCCAGCCCGGGCCGCGGCCCAGCGCCTGCTTGACGATCGCGACGCTGGCCAGGCGCACTGTCGCGCGGCGGCGCCGGCGCAGGATCCACAGGTACAGCAGCACCAGCACCGGCAGCAGGGCCAGCGCCGGCAGCATCTGCGGCCACAAAAAGCTCATCCCCCGGCCCCCAACGGTTCGGCACGTTCGCGCAGATGCGCCGGCAGCCGCGGCGAGGCCTTCAGCCGCGCGCGCTGGCGGCGCAGGTCGGCAAACCGCAGCAGCGCGTCGAGCAGGTCCTCGTCGGTGGCGAGTTCCAGCACGTCGACTCCCGACTCGGAGAGCGCGCCGCGCAGCTTCTCTTCCTCGGCGGCGGCGAGCGCGTCGTGGCGGGCGCGGAAATCGGGGTCGGCGGCGTCGACCAGCAGCTGCTCGCCGGTCTCGGCGTCCTCGACGGTCACCAGGCCGACGTCGGGCAGCGCCATCTCGGCCGGGTCGAGCACGCGCACCGCGACGACCTCATGACGCCGCGCCAGCCGGCCCAGCGCCGGCCCCCAGCCGGGCGTGCTGATGAAGTCGGAGACGACGAAGACCACCGAACGCCGGCGCAGGATGCCGCCGGCCGTGTCCAGCAGCTCGGCCAGCGTCGTCGGCGAGTTCCCGGGCACTGGTTTGTCGGACGCCTGCATGCGGCGCAGCAGCTCCAGCACGTGGCGGCGCGTCGCCGAAGGCGGCAGCACGTGTTCGACCTTGCGGCCGTAGAGCACCGCGCCGACGCGGTTGCCGTGGCGCGTGAAGACGCGCGCCAGCGCACCGACGAAGCCTTGCGAGACCTCGCGCTTGCTTCGCCCACGCGAGCCGAAGTCGACGCTGGGCGACAGGTCGAGCAGGAACCAGGCGGACAGGTCGCGGTCCTCGACGAACTGGCGCACGTAGGGCTGCTGCAGCCGCGCGGTGACGTTCCAGTCGATGTGGCGCACGTCGTCGAAGAGCTGGTATTCGCGCAGGTCGGCGAGGTCGACGCCGGTGCCGCGCAGCAGCGTGCGCCAGTCGCCCTGCAGCACGCCGTCCAGGCGGCGCAGCACCGTCCACTCCAGGCGGCGCAGCAGGTCCTCGGCCGACTCAGGCACCGACGCTCCCGTCGAAACGCCCCCCGGCCAGCGGCTTGTCGGGCGGGGCGATCTTCTTCATCACGCGCTGCACGATGGCGTCGGCGCTCACGCCCTCGGCCAGCGCCTCGTAGCTCAGCACCAGGCGGTGGCGCATCACGTCGGCCACCATGCCGGCCACGTCCTCGGGCAGGGCGTAGCGCCGGCCGGCCAGCAGCGCCAGCGCGCGGGCGCCTTCGATCATGCCGATCGTCGCGCGCGGGCTGGCGCCGTAGGTGATCAGCCGGCCGAGGTCGGCGAGGTCGTGGCGCGCCGGCGTGCGCGTCGCCGAGACCAGCTTCACCGCGTACTGGATCAGCGCCGGGTCGACGTAGACCTCGCGGCACTGGCGCTGCAGCGCGGCCAGCGCGAAGGTGTCGGCCACCGGGTCGATCTCGACGGCCGGGCCGGTGACGCGCTGGGCGATGACGAATTCCTCTTCCTCGCTCGGGTAGTCGACCAGCACCTTCATCATGAAGCGGTCGACCTGGGCCTCGGGCAGCGGGTAGGTGCCTTCGGTCTCGATCGGGTTCTGCGTCGCCATCACGACGAAGGGCTCGGGCACGCGGTGGGTCTCGCCGGCGATCGTCACCTGGCGTTCCTGCATCACCTCCAGCAGCGCGCTCTGCACCTTGGCCGGCGCGCGGTTGATCTCGTCGGCCAAGAGCAGGTTGGCGAACACCGGGCCCAGCGAGGTCGAGAACTCGCCGGTCTTCTGGTTGTAGATGCGCGTGCCGACGAGGTCCGAGGGCACGAGGTCGGGCGTGAACTGGATGCGCTTGAAGCTGCCGCGGATCGCACGCGCCAGCGTCTTGACGGTCAGCGTCTTGGCCAGGCCGGGCACGCCTTCGACGAGCAGGTGACCCTGCGCGAGCAGGGCCACGAGCACCCGCTCGAGGAAACGGTCCTGGCCGACGACGACCCGCTTGACCTCGTAGAGCAGGCGCTCCATCAGCGCCGGGGTGGTATCGCTCTCGGGTGGTGTCACTGGGCTCTCCGTGGATCGCCGCTCAGAACGGCG is a window encoding:
- a CDS encoding VWA domain-containing protein — its product is MSFLWPQMLPALALLPVLVLLYLWILRRRRRATVRLASVAIVKQALGRGPGWRRHVPPALMALALAALLLALARPTATLTLPMAERTIILAMDVSGSMRAEDVKPNRLVAAQEAARAFVESLPREVRVGVVSFAGTAAVVQAPTTSRDDVLAAIERFQLQRGTAIGSGIVLSLATIFPNAGIDIQQVTGQRAMPRMLGDPEKKTDFTPVPVGSYGSAAMILLTDGQRTTGPDPIDAAKMAADRGIRVYTVGIGTTKGEIIGFEGWSMRVRLDEDTLKQIAQMTMGEYFYAGTAEDLKKVYQSLGSRMVVERKETEITALFAGVGALLALLASGLSLWWFGRVA
- a CDS encoding DUF58 domain-containing protein, which codes for MPESAEDLLRRLEWTVLRRLDGVLQGDWRTLLRGTGVDLADLREYQLFDDVRHIDWNVTARLQQPYVRQFVEDRDLSAWFLLDLSPSVDFGSRGRSKREVSQGFVGALARVFTRHGNRVGAVLYGRKVEHVLPPSATRRHVLELLRRMQASDKPVPGNSPTTLAELLDTAGGILRRRSVVFVVSDFISTPGWGPALGRLARRHEVVAVRVLDPAEMALPDVGLVTVEDAETGEQLLVDAADPDFRARHDALAAAEEEKLRGALSESGVDVLELATDEDLLDALLRFADLRRQRARLKASPRLPAHLRERAEPLGAGG
- a CDS encoding lysozyme, producing MPAALRDMPDEGLELVKSFEGIPDGDPSTVNIDPYLDPVGIWTIGWGHAIADSAGRWLRGPAARDQALAAYPGGITRAQAETLLRADLLDACRDVQRLVTVPLTDAQFGALVSFAFNLGAGSLMKSTLLKQLNAGDAAGAAEQFLVWDKGRVDGVLKPLPGLTRRRRAERALFLGEDWRAAGGVRTVRGAVVLPLASRSIARRAEAEEQAPPARKRPARGAVLATQDPLQLRLPAGKPRRAAAKRAKKRSEPAPA
- a CDS encoding AAA family ATPase, whose translation is MERLLYEVKRVVVGQDRFLERVLVALLAQGHLLVEGVPGLAKTLTVKTLARAIRGSFKRIQFTPDLVPSDLVGTRIYNQKTGEFSTSLGPVFANLLLADEINRAPAKVQSALLEVMQERQVTIAGETHRVPEPFVVMATQNPIETEGTYPLPEAQVDRFMMKVLVDYPSEEEEFVIAQRVTGPAVEIDPVADTFALAALQRQCREVYVDPALIQYAVKLVSATRTPARHDLADLGRLITYGASPRATIGMIEGARALALLAGRRYALPEDVAGMVADVMRHRLVLSYEALAEGVSADAIVQRVMKKIAPPDKPLAGGRFDGSVGA